GAGTCCCGGGCGATCTGTGCCTATCTGGCCGGGATCCGGCCCGAGGCAGGGCTCTATCCTGATGGCCTCAAGACGCGGGCCCTCGTCGATCAGTGGGCCTGGTGGCAAGCCATCCACCTTGGCCCGGCGATGCAGAAGTTGTCCTTTGAGCTGTTCCTCAAAGAGAAATTCGGCATGGGCGATCCTGATCCTACTGTGGTCGAAGCGGAACGGAAAGCCACCGATCAGTTCCTTGCCGTTCTGGAAACCGGACTCGACGATAAGGATTGGATTGCAGGCGCACTCAGCCTTGCCGACTTCTATCTGGCGACGACATTCATGTATCGCGACCAAGCGGGGATTTCGCTGGACGAATTCCCCAGAATCGCGGGCTGGATCGGCCGGCTTGAAGCGCGTGACAGCTGGCAGAAGGCCGTAGCACCGCTTCTTGCGCTCTTCGCCTGACATCGCGCTCGCCGCGATGATTGAACGATCATCCCGATTTCGGACCAACCCTCTTCGGCATCCCAATAGTTTGCGATTTTTTACATCGCGTCCAACACCGACCCTCTGCCAGCTTTGGCCAGAGCGATCCGGCGGTCGTCGAAACTCCTTTGCGGTCAATGATGGCAGAACAGCATGTCCGGCAAAGCGAGGACTAACACCGGCTGACACGGGAAAAACGAGACTATTGAAGCGAC
The nucleotide sequence above comes from Sagittula sp. P11. Encoded proteins:
- a CDS encoding glutathione S-transferase family protein, coding for MLENVMRLYNANFSPNALRVRAVAHELGVELEIVEVDIRAGDNRAAEFLARNSNAKVPVLEDGNFVLWESRAICAYLAGIRPEAGLYPDGLKTRALVDQWAWWQAIHLGPAMQKLSFELFLKEKFGMGDPDPTVVEAERKATDQFLAVLETGLDDKDWIAGALSLADFYLATTFMYRDQAGISLDEFPRIAGWIGRLEARDSWQKAVAPLLALFA